Part of the Deltaproteobacteria bacterium genome, GCCCACGACGGCTACGCGCACCTGAGCGGATCGCCGATGCACCATCGCCGCATCGCCTGGAGCGGGAACCGGATCGAGATCCGCGACCGGGTCGAGGGCCGGGGGCGGCACGAAGTGGAGCTGCGCCTGCACCTGCATCCGGGCATGCCCTTCGCACCCAACGGTAAGGGCGTGCTGCTGGGCGACAACCTGCGGATCACGTCCCTGCACGGCCCCCTGGCCGTGGAGCGCGGCTGGTACTGCCCGGAATTCGGCCGCCAGGAAACCTGCCCGGTCCTCTATGTGCGCCAGACAGCCAGTCTGCCTTGGGAGGGTGGGTTCGTGCTGGAGAGGGTGGGGGATTGAGGTGGGCTGGGGTCCGCATATTTGTCGAAACCAGGGATGCCAGGATCAGATCTTGAATCTGAAATTGCAGTTGAAAGGCACGACAGCGTCATCGATAAAGACATGCTGATGCGTCATTGCGAGAAGCCACGCTCTGCGTGGGAGTCTTCGACGTGGCAATCCATGCTTATCTGCTCATTGCAGTAATTCGGCATGAAGATGTATTGCAGGAGGGGTCAGTAGAAATCTGGCGATGCATGTACGCTTCAGGCGGACACGCCAAAAAAAGCCCCTTGTCGGGGCTAATCAAAAAGGTTTTTCGCTGCGCTTAATGCTTCTTGCAGTTTTGCAGGCTCAAGCTCGTCAATTTTCTTGAAAAGAACACGTTCTTCACAGGTAACAATTCTATCGAGACGGATCGCTCCAGGACGGACAGCGGCATTTCGCGTATCGCTCGGAGATATTGATACCGCGTATTGCGAGCGGGAGGGTTGAGTGGTGAGCATGCAAACGATGCAGTCGTCACCAGGGAGGGAGTTCAGCACGAGAACCGGTCGTACTTTTGAATTCTTCAGATCCGTAAACGGAAACGGCATGATGAAGATGTCGCCGCGCCTTGTCACCTATCGCACTCCACCT contains:
- a CDS encoding type II toxin-antitoxin system PemK/MazF family toxin, with product MTRRGDIFIMPFPFTDLKNSKVRPVLVLNSLPGDDCIVCMLTTQPSRSQYAVSISPSDTRNAAVRPGAIRLDRIVTCEERVLFKKIDELEPAKLQEALSAAKNLFD